The Drosophila innubila isolate TH190305 chromosome 3R unlocalized genomic scaffold, UK_Dinn_1.0 2_E_3R, whole genome shotgun sequence genome has a segment encoding these proteins:
- the LOC117792088 gene encoding probable ubiquitin carboxyl-terminal hydrolase FAF isoform X1, which produces MTFDTRRQGTGTGTGTGQATTTNTNTNTNNSSSTTGITSTAQGAGTGSGSGSGTGSGTGSVTVTSTGTTGVTTSNMSSSGGDSNNSNTNNSQEHLQAAQVTDAPTAATGCNLESNATAVSPEKLIASFPTAKLRSLTQKISNPRWVVPVLPEQELEVLLNAAIELAQAGVDHDCEPCVEFYRNGLTTSFAKILTDEAVNSWKYNIHHCILVSCGKLLNLIAIHMQRDNPYLLDLLAIVFDPDNKFNTFNAARQPECFATLECIWGVLDSNKMFAKPPPEPKNPRGWLVDLINRFGQLGGFDNLLERFNSGLELLKRNQNTKKETLGGGSSSTIVKSIASNESGGVEGSGQDNRLTLALIHSLLRPFGQCYELLTPATIAKYFMPTWNVVLDLLDSFTDEELKREVKPEGRNDYINGIVKSARFLASRLTGQEELIRDLEMFRLKMILRLLQVSSFNGKMNALNEINKVLTSVAYYSHRSQPLPQCMPDDEMDWLTAERMAQWIKSSDVLGIVLKDSLHQPQYVEKLEKIIRFLIKEQALTLDDLDAVWRAQAGKHEAIVKNMHDLLAKLAWDFTPEQLDHLFEAFQASMTTANKRQRERLLELIRRLAEDDKNGVMAQKVLKLFWALAHSQEVPPEVLDQALGAHVKILDYSCSQERDAQKTIWLDKCVGELKAGDSWVLPALRLIRDICCLYDTTPNHAPRTQTSINRQQVIERLQNDYSLVILVTNSLTAYMEKVRTLVNETPSLDAATILIDGRFPHHAQIAERLEFLKFLLKDGQLWLCADQAKQIWHCLAVNAVFAADREECFRWFGKLMGEEPDLDPGINKDFFENNILQLDPLLLTESGIKCFERFFKAVNSKEDKLKAIHRGYILDNEDLIGKDYLWRVITTGGEEIANKAIDLLKEVSTALGPRLQEHITEFHEMFIGECCSRLRTHYSNILILGKTTLEDADNQDTTNDDSKDTKMRFIEAEKMCRIIKVLQEYIKECDRSFSGDRIHLPLSRVTRGKNTSLYIRFQTPGRSSIDDIEIVTHSNETMAAFKRNLLKRIKGNSTSTNNIKVDLFYTNGELIEVSDEINPLYQYTIRDKMILTAKLTQVGIGLASSPDSSSDSSTGSPPRPCPDMQRVESESTLPGVIISQNYQYTEFFLKLHQLGSDLEHGRLRDSAKVLLHLLPCDRHTMRMLQLMCRVPKSPAGDGPKEEDALTSSGQSASDALNADDCTPEQMFLHPAPAQVLYNLSVLHGLLIPALDPLGESALQVQSAWMHSGCAHFVLELLTKNNFLPSADMHTKRASFQCVLRLAKLFLYIVGSVLSRVGDEPMICDYDNGARSQVDILKQNFSTTPNNAQGTLRAISAKLAEILATEMLSASHDGERCRALFSSTLQWSCPDISTIKAVVHLAWASSCGNLQALGSTNDFEDDAIIPDGQDFSVCKEALEVLTISFILNPSANEALSNDANWPKFITSIVLKNPLRHVRQVASEQLFLASTYCAGDRRPFVYMVNLLVSALKTLVPQYEATCAEFFSVLCRTLSYGCIYNWPLQIGEGLLGDEIKWLRKIRENVKVSGDTQVHEELLEGHLCLAKELMFFLMADSKAQLNELIHELIDDFLFTASREYLHLRKHGSLRMDTVAPPVCRSPHTIAAACDLLIALCQHCVPNMKLLTNTLIDFVCTDTDPLREWDYLPPVGARPTKGFCGLKNAGATCYMNSVLQQLYMVPAVRVGILKAHGAATNDNEDFSGDSDLVGGSLGPSFFAGPSTMPTLSSTSSSASASNDDGADVRKNYHVIILKHVQAIFAHLGHSALQFYVPRGLWTHFKLQGEPVNLREQQDAVEFFMSLFESLDEGLKALGYTQLMNATLGGSFSDQKICQECPHRYSKEEPFSVFSVDIRNHSSLTESLEQYVKGELLEGADAYHCDKCDKKVVTIKRLCVKKLPPVLAIQLKRFEYDYERVCAIKFNDYFEFPRILDMEPYTVSGLAKLEGEVVEVGDNCQTSVETTKYELTGIVVHSGQASGGHYFSYIVSKNPTNGKCQWYKFDDGEVTECKMHEDEEMKAQCFGGDYMGEIYDNNLKRMQYRRQKRWWNAYMLFYTRCDQNPTQFDASVEQLSLTESRNVVLPLPKPIERSVRHQNIRFLHSRSIFSVEFFNFIKKLVSCSIPSTRSDKITPAAEELSLLGVQLASQFLFHTGFRTKKTLRGPVIEWYDTLSHHIRSSSLVRKWFANHALLSPPSRLGEYILMAPSPEVRAVFVKLVVFFCHFAINDEPLVGYEGSNLCEQVLISVLRLLKSEAADYGKHLPHYFSLFSMYVGLGTREKQQLLKLNVPVQFMQVAMDDGPGPSIKYQYPEFSKLHQVVSHLVRCSDVSDKCQSSNQNARPMPNPHKDPSISQEELTPLSSECMDILFNRTGYIKKVIEDTNVGDEGLKLLQYCSWENPHFSRAVLTELLWQCGFAYCHDMRHHTDLLLNILLLEDSWQHHRIHNALNGVAEEREGLLDTIQRAKTHYQKRAYQIIKCLTHLFHKSPIALQMLNTNPTISRHWSIAVEWLQDELERQRGIGCQYNSYSWSPPAQSNDNTNGYMLERSQSAKNTWSMAYELCPEEVSEKATTDQEENNESDLESNDDNKQEQQQQKQAQQPPGTDAIEQPQQDQQPDNKTVNYSGLTTIPTIGGWPSPAAAPTPSSTPVQALTSASTDGNGIPRLSRQLFSAYTSTGGVIPTGNVAPPSGSGSGGGGSGSGANSETESSAQETGNAETNINGLTNSLDHMKVSMEKQSENRKERRRPMKNKSVFEKKVSAAKTAEVATITEATTTTTSTIAVTASSATTTTAAETTATTVTTTTETTSEIITTAATTTITTPVTNATTTTTPAATTSGAAELNSIIEKNVI; this is translated from the exons ATGACATTCGATACACGCCGGCAGGGCACAGGAACGGGAACAGGAACTGGccaagccacaacaacaaataccaataccaacaccaacaacagcagcagcaccactgGAATAACGAGCACAGCTCAAGGCGCTGGAactggcagtggcagtggtaGTGGCACTGGCAGTGGAACTGGCTCTGTGACAGTCACCAGCACGGGCACAACAGGCGTCACAACATCAAACATGTCGAGTAGTGGTGGTGATTCCAACAatagcaacaccaacaatagTCAGGAGCACCTGCAGGCTGCCCAAGTCACGGATGCGCCAACAGCAGCCACTGGTTGTAATCTGGAGAGCAATGCAACAGCAGt GTCGCCGGAAAAGCTGATAGCGTCATTTCCAACTGCTAAGCTGCGCTCTCTCACACAAAAGATATCCAATCCACGTTGGGTGGTGCCCGTGTTGCCCGAGCAGGAGCTGGAGGTGCTGCTAAATGCAGCCATCGAACTGGCTCAGGCTg GTGTTGATCATGATTGTGAGCCGTGTGTGGAGTTTTATCGCAATGGGCTGACAACATCCTTTGCTAAAATCCTTACCGATGAGGCAGTCAACTCGTGGAAGTACAACATCCATCACTGCATTCTGGTGTCGTGTGGCAAGTTGTTGAACTTAATTGCAATACACATGCAGCGGGATAATCCTTATTTACTTGATCTGCTGGCCATTGTATTCGATCCGGACAATAAGTTCAACACGTTCAATGCGGCACGACAGCCGGAATGCTTTGCGACACTCGAGTGCATTTGGGGTGTGTTGGATAGTAACAAGATGTTTGCAAAACCACCGCCGGAGCCAAAGAATCCACGCGGTTGGCTTGTCGATCTCATAAATCGCTTTGGGCAACTGGGCGGATTTGATAATCTGCTCGAGCGTTTCAATAGCGGCCTGGAGTTGTTGAAGCGCAATCAAAACACAAAGAAGGAAACTCTGGGTGGCGGTTCCAGTTCAACAATAGTCAAGAGCATCGCATCCAATGAGAGTGGAGGAGTGGAAGGTTCAGGACAGGACAATCGCCTAACGTTGGCTCTCATTCACAGCCTGTTGCGGCCTTTTGGCCAATGCTATGAGCTGCTAACGCCTGCTACAATTGCCAAGTACTTTATGCCCACTTGGAATGTTGTGTTGGATTTGCTTGATAGCTTCACTGATGAGGAGTTGAAGCGTGAGGTGAAACCCGAAGGACGCAATGACTATATAAATGGCATTGTGAAGTCGGCGCGTTTTCTGGCCAGCCGTCTAACTGGCCAGGAGGAACTGATACGCGATCTTGAAATGTTTCGCCTTAAAATGATATTGCGTCTGCTGCAGGTGTCCAGTTTTAATGGCAAGATGAATGCCCTTAACGAGATTAACAAGGTGCTTACCTCAGTGGCATATTATTCGCATCGCTCTCAGCCGCTTCCACAATGCATGCCTGATGATGAAATGGATTGGCTAACAGCGGAGCGCATGGCCCAGTGGATTAAGTCATCCGACGTGCTTGGTATTGTGCTCAAAGACTCACTGCATCAGCCACAGTATGTGGAAAAACTGGAGAAGATCATACGCTTTCTTATTAAGGAACAGGCCCTGACGCTCGACGATCTGGACGCCGTGTGGCGCGCTCAAGCGGGCAAACACGAAGCTATTGTTAAAAACATGCACGATCTGTTGGCCAAGCTGGCTTGGGACTTTACACCCGAACAGCTCGATCATCTATTTGAAGCGTTTCAG GCCAGCATGACAACCGCCAATAAGCGTCAGCGGGAACGTCTGCTGGAGCTAATAAGGCGTCTGGCCGAAGACGATAAAAATGGTGTAATGGCACAAAAGGTGCTGAAGCTATTCTGGGCACTGGCACACAGTCAGGAGGTGCCGCCCGAGGTGCTTGATCAGGCGCTGGGAGCGCACGTCAAGATACTCGATTACAGCTGCTCGCAGGAGCGCGATGCCCAAAAGACCATTTGGCTGGATAAGTGTGTGGGTGAACTAAAGGCTGGCGATTCGTGGGTGTTGCCCGCGTTGCGTCTCATTCGGGATATCTGTTGTTTGTACGACACGACGCCCAATCACGCTCCACGCACACAAACGAGCATCAATCGGCAGCAGGTGATTGAGCGCCTGCAGAATGATTACTCGCTGGTTATACTGGTGACAAATAGTCTGACTGCATATATGGAAAAGGTGCGCACCTTGGTGAATGAGACGCCCAGTTTGGATGCGGCGACAATTTTGATAGATGGTCGGTTCCCACATCATGCACAGATTGCCGAGCGTTTGGAGTTTCTTAAGTTCTTGCTGAAAGACGGTCAGCTTTGGCTTTGCGCCGATCAG GCCAAGCAAATTTGGCATTGTCTGGCTGTGAACGCCGTTTTTGCTGCTGATCGCGAGGAATGTTTCCGCTGGTTCGGTAAACTGATGGGCGAAGAACCAGATCTCGATCCGGGCATTAATAAGGACTTTTTTGAGAACAACATACTGCAACTGGATCCACTTCTGCTGACCGAGAGTGGCATTAAATGTTTTGAGCGCTTCTTCAAAGCTGTCAATTCCAAGGAAGATAAACTGAAGGCCATCCATCGCGGCTACATACTCGACAATGAGGATCTCATTGGCAAGGATTATCTGTGGCGTGTGATTACAACTGGAGGCGAGGAGATTGCCAACAAGGCCATCGATCTGCTGAAGGAGGTATCAACAGCGTTGGGTCCACGACTGCAGGAGCACATCACAGAGTTCCATGAGATGTTCATTGGCGAGTGTTGTTCCCGTCTGCGCACTCACTACAGTAATATTCTGATACTGGGCAAAACAACGCTGGAAGATGCCGATAATCAGGATACAACCAACGATGACTCAAAGGATACAAAGATGCGCTTCATCGAAGCGGAGAAGATGTGTCGCATCATAAAGGTGCTGCAGGAGTATATTAAGGAGTGCGATCGTTCCTTTAGCGGTGATCGCATCCATTTGCCACTCAGCCGCGTCACACGTGGCAAGAACACTAGTCTCTATATCCGGTTCCAAACACCTGGACGTTCCTCGATTGatgacattgaaattgtgaCGCACAGCAATGAGACAATGGCTGCCTTTAAGCGTAACTTGTTGAAGCGCATCAAGGGAAACTCCACGTCCACCAACAACATTAAGGTGGATCTGTTTTATACGAATGGTGAACTGATTGAGGTCTCGGATGAAATCAATCCGCTTTATCAGTACACCATACGTGACAAAATGATATTGACGGCCAAGCTGACACAGGTTGGCATTGGCCTAGCCAGCAGTCCCGATTCCTCCAGCGACTCCAGCACCGGTTCGCCACCTAGACCCTGTCCAGATATGCAACGCGTCGAATCGGAGAGCACGCTGCCGGGCGTGATCATCTCACAGAACTATCAGTACACCGAGTTCTTTCTGAAGCTGCATCAATTGGGCAGCGATTTGGAGCACGGACGTCTGCGTGACAGTGCTAAGGTGTTGCTCCATCTGCTGCCCTGTGATCGACACACCATGCGGATGCTGCAGCTCATGTGTCGCGTCCCAAAGTCGCCCGCCGGTGATGGACCCAAGGAGGAGGACGCGTTAACTAGCAGTGGTCAAAGTGCAAGCGATGCT ctaAATGCCGATGACTGCACACCGGAACAGATGTTTCTGCATCCGGCACCTGCTCAGGTGCTCTACAATCTGAGCGTGCTACATGGACTGCTGATTCCCGCACTCGATCCGTTGGGCGAGTCGGCATTGCAGGTGCAATCGGCCTGGATGCATTCTGGCTGTGCGCATTTCGTGCTCGAACTGTTGACCAAGAACAACTTCTTACCCAGTGCTGATATGCACACGAAACGCGCCTCCTTCCAATGTGTGTTGCGTCTGGCCAAGCTCTTTCTCTACATTGTGGGCAGCGTGTTGTCCCGCGTGGGAGATGAGCCAATGATCTGTGACTACGACAACGGAGCACGCTCTCAGGTGGACATACTTAAGCAGAACTTCTCGACAACGCCCAACAATGCACAGGGAACATTGCGTGCCATTTCGGCCAAGTTGGCCGAGATCTTGGCTACCGAGATGCTCTCAGCAAGCCACGATGGCGAACGTTGTCGTGCTTTGTTTAGCTCCACATTGCAATGGTCTTGTCCAGATATTAGCACCATTAAAGCCGTGGTGCACTTAGCCTGGGCCTCCTCGTGTGGCAATCTGCAAGCGCTGGGAAGCACTAATGATTTTGAGGATGATGCCATTATACCCGATGGTCAGGACTTTAGCGTTTGCAAGGAGGCTCTAGAGGTGTTAACGATCTCGTTTATACTCAACCCCAGCGCTAACGAGGCGCTGAGTAACGATGCCAATTGGCCCAAATTTATTACCTCCATTGTATTGAAGAATCCGCTTCGTCATGTGCGCCAAGTGGCATCCGAGCAACTGTTCCTGGCCTCCACCTATTGTGCCGGCGATCGTCGTCCGTTCGTCTATATGGTCAATCTGCTTGTGAGTGCACTGAAAACTCTGGTGCCACAATACGAGGCAACCTGTGCGGAATTCTTTTCGGTTTTGTGCCGTACACTCTCGTACGGTTGCATCTACAACTGGCCACTACAGATTGGCGAGGGTCTTCTCGGCGATGAGATTAAATGGCTGCGCAAGATACGGGAGAACGTCAAGGTCTCTGGAGATACGCAGGTGCATGAGGAACTGTTGGAAGGACATCTCTGTCTGGCCAAGGAGCTGATGTTCTTCCTCATGGCCGACTCGAAGGCACAGCTCAACGAGCTAATACACGAGCTCATCGACGACTTTCTGTTTACGGCATCACGAGAGTATCTGCATTTACGCAAGCACGGCAGTTTGCGCATGGACACGGTGGCCCCACCAGTGTGCCGTAGTCCGCAcacaattgctgctgcttgtgaTCTCCTCATTGCTTTGTGCCAGCACTGTGTTCCTAATATGAAGCTACTCACCAATACACTCATCGATTTCGTCTGCACGG aTACGGATCCGTTGCGCGAATGGGATTATCTGCCGCCAGTGGGCGCCAGGCCAACCAAAGGTTTCTGTGGATTGAAAAATGCTGGCGCTACCTGTTACATGAACTCCGTGCTGCAACAGCTTTACATGGTGCCAGCTGTGCGTGTGGGCATCCTTAAAGCGCATGGCGCCGCCACCAACGACAATGAGGACTTTAGTGGCGATTCGGATCTCGTCGGTGGCAGTCTTGGGCCATCGTTCTTTGCCGGACCCTCAACCATGCCCACACTCTCGTCAACATCATCTTCAGCGTCGGCTTCCAATGATGATGGTGCAGATGTGCGCAAGAACTATCACGTCATCATCTTGAAGCATGTGCAGGCCATATTTGCTCATCTGGGCCACAGTGCGCTGCAGTTTTATGTGCCACGAGGACTCTGGACGCACTTTAA ATTGCAAGGTGAGCCTGTGAATCTGCGTGAACAACAGGATGCCGTTGAGTTCTTTATGTCGCTGTTCGAGAGTCTCGATGAGGGACTGAAGGCACTCGGCTACACTCAGCTGATGAATGCAACGTTGGGCGGCTCTTTTAGCGATCAAAAGATTTGCCAGGAGTGCCCACATCGCTATTCCAAAGAGGAACCATTTAGCGTATTTAGTGTTGATATTAGGAATCATAGCTCATTAACCGAATCTCTGGAGCAGTATGTCAAAGGGGAGCTGCTCGAGGGAGCTGATGCATACCATTGTGATAAATGTGATAAAAAA GTAGTTACCATTAAGCGGCTATGTGTCAAGAAGCTGCCGCCCGTGTTAGCCATACAATTGAAGCGCTTTGAATACGACTACGAGCGCGTTTGTGCGATTAAgtttaatgattattttgaatttcctCGTATCCTGGATATGGAGCCCTACACAG TTTCTGGCCTAGCTAAGCTAGAGGGTGAAGTTGTTGAAGTGGGTGATAATTGTCAAACAAGTGttgaaacaacaaaatatgagCTGACCGGCATTGTGGTCCACAGCGGGCAGGCATCCGGTGGCCACTACTTCAGCTACATAGTATCCAA AAATCCAACGAATGGCAAATGCCAATGGTATAAGTTTGATGATGGCGAAGTAACTGAATGTAAAATGCATGAAGATGAGGAAATGAAGGCTCAGTGCTTTGGCGGCGACTATATGGGCGAGATCTATGACAACAATCTAAAGCGTATGCAATATCGGCGTCAAAAGCGTTGGTGGAATGCATACATGTTGTTCTATACGCGCTGTGATCAAAACCCAACACAATTTGATGCTAGCGTCGAGCAATTGTCGCTGACTGAAAGCCGAAATGTAGTGCTGCCCTTACCAAAGCCAATTGAACGCAGTGTTAG ACATCAAAATATACGCTTTCTGCACTCGCGTAGCATTTTCTCAGTCGAGTTCTTCAATTTCATTAAGAAGCTGGTCAGCTGCAGCATTCCATCGACGCGCAGCGATAAAATT ACACCTGCCGCGGAAGAGCTTTCCCTGCTGGGTGTTCAGTTAGCCTCGCAGTTTCTGTTCCACACTGGATTCCGCACAAAGAAAACTTTGCGAGGTCCTGTCATCGAATG GTATGACACGCTTTCACATCACATACGTTCCTCCTCGCTGGTGCGCAAGTGGTTTGCGAACCATGCGCTGCTCTCGCCTCCATCGCGCCTGGGCGAGTATATATTGATGGCGCCCTCGCCAGAGGTGCGTGCTGTGTTTGTAAAGCTGGTTGTGTTCTTTTGCCACTTTGCAATCAATGATGAACCGCTTGTCGGCTATGAAGGCAGCAATCTATGCGAGCAGGTACTCATCAGTGTGCTGCGCCTGCTCAAATCAGAGGCTGCTGACTATGGAAAGCATTTACCGCACTACTTTAGCCTATTCAGCATGTACGTAGGTCTAGGCACACGCGAAAAGCAACAGCTACTTAAG TTGAATGTGCCAGTGCAATTTATGCAGGTGGCCATGGATGATGGACCGGGACCGTCGATTAAATATCAGTATCCTGAGTTTAGTAAACTGCATCAAGTGGTGTCTCATCTGGTGCGCTGCAGCGATGTGAGCGACAAGTGCCAGAGTTCCAATCAGAATGCACGACCAATGCCCAATCCACACAAGGATCCGAGCATTTCCCAGGAGGAATTAACCCCACTGTCTAGCGAGTGCATGGACATTCTTTTCAATCGCACCGG TTATATTAAAAAGGTGATCGAGGACACGAACGTGGGCGATGAGGGATTAAAACTTCTGCAATATTGCAGCTGGGAGAATCCGCACTTCTCGCGTGCGGTGCTGACTGAATTGCTGTGGCAATGTGGCTTCGCTTACTGCCATGACATGCGACATCATACAGACCTGCTATTGAACATCCTGTTGCTTGAAGATTCTTGGCAACATCATCGCATACACAATGCACTCAATGGTGTTGCGGAGGAGCGTGAGGGATTATTGGATACGATACAGCGGGCCAAGACGCATTATCAGAAGCGCGCTTATCAGATAATCAAATGTCTGACGCATCTGTTCCACAAGTCACCGATTGCGCTGCAAATGCTTAATACCAATCCAACCATCAGTCGTCACTGGAGCATTGCTGTTGAGTGGCTGCAGGATGAGCTGGAACGGCAACGTGGCATTGGCTGCCAGTATAACTCGTACTCATGGTCCCCGCCGGCACAGAGCAATGACAACACCAATGGTTATATGCTAGAGCGTTCGCAATCGGCTAAGAACACTTGGTCCATGGCTTATGAACTGTGCCCGGAGGAGGTGAGCGAGAAAGCAACGACG GATCAGGAGGAAAACAACGAATCCGACTTGGAATCCAATGATGACAACaaacaggagcaacagcagcaaaaacaagcACAGCAGCCACCAGGCACAGATGCCATTGAGCAACCGCAGCAGGATCAGCAGCCGGATAACAAGACGGTCAACTATTCTGGATTAACTACGATCCCAACAATTGGCGGCTGGCCAAGCCCAGCTGCGGCTCCGACTCCAAGCTCGACTCCGGTTCAGGCTCTGACTTCGGCCTCAACGGACGGCAATGGCATACCACGTTTGTCGCGTCAGCTGTTTAGCGCCTACACGTCCACGGGTGGTGTAATCCCGACGGGAAATGTTGCTCCGCCAAGCGGTAGCGGTAGTGGCGgcggtggcagcggcagcggtgCCAACAGCGAGACAGAGAGCAGCGCTCAGGAGACAGGAAACGCTGAGACCAACATAAATGGTCTTACCAATAGCTTGGATCACATGAAAGTTTCAATGGAAAAG CAGTCAGAGAACAGGAAAGAGCGAAGAAGGCCAATGAAAAATAAGAGtgtgtttgaaaaaaaagttagcGCAGCGAAAACCGCGGAagtggcaacaataacagaggcaacaactacaacaacttcCACAATAGCAGTAACAGCGTctagcgcaacaacaacaacagctgcagaaacaacagccacaactgtaacaacaacaacagagacaACATCTGAAATAataacgacagcagcaacaaccacaataacaacaccgGTAACCaatgcaacaaccacaacaacaccagctgcaacaacatcGGGAGCGGCTGAACTCAACTCAATAATTGAGAAAAacgttatttaa